A region of Sphingobium baderi DNA encodes the following proteins:
- a CDS encoding carbonic anhydrase → MNELIGRVFSFESHVFPNQSVLYNRLASDGQSPKALMISCADSRIVPEHIMQADPGDLFVCRNAGNIVPPFATQNGGVSSTVEYAVMALGVRDIIVCGHSDCGAMKALVNEAPLASMPNVAAWLRHSHAAQKVCRESYPDDISDEEKIRNVTLENVVVQLAHLRTHPSVASGIARGEIALHGWVVDIHAGQVLGLDGETGRFVPLREGQPMPVALPHARRLAAGAVYAEAAE, encoded by the coding sequence ATGAATGAGCTTATCGGCCGCGTCTTCAGTTTCGAAAGCCATGTCTTCCCGAACCAGAGCGTGCTCTATAACCGGCTTGCCAGCGATGGGCAGAGCCCCAAGGCGCTGATGATTTCCTGCGCCGATTCCCGCATCGTCCCCGAACATATCATGCAGGCCGACCCCGGCGACCTGTTCGTTTGCCGCAACGCGGGCAATATCGTGCCGCCCTTCGCCACGCAGAATGGCGGCGTGTCCTCGACCGTCGAATATGCGGTGATGGCGCTGGGCGTGCGTGACATCATCGTGTGCGGACATAGCGACTGCGGCGCGATGAAGGCGCTGGTCAATGAAGCGCCTCTTGCATCCATGCCCAATGTGGCGGCGTGGCTGCGCCATTCCCATGCCGCGCAGAAGGTCTGCCGCGAAAGCTATCCCGACGACATCAGCGACGAGGAAAAGATCCGCAATGTCACGCTGGAGAATGTCGTTGTCCAGCTCGCGCATCTGCGGACGCATCCTTCGGTCGCGTCGGGCATCGCGCGCGGCGAGATCGCCCTGCACGGCTGGGTCGTCGACATCCATGCGGGTCAGGTGCTGGGCCTGGACGGCGAGACCGGCCGTTTCGTGCCGCTGCGCGAAGGCCAGCCCATGCCCGTCGCCTTGCCGCACGCCCGGCGCCTCGCCGCCGGAGCGGTTTACGCAGAGGCCGCGGAGTAA
- a CDS encoding response regulator transcription factor, with protein MNHPLILVAERQMELRQDLHAFLEQSGFRTLPVSSARDVWDAITAEPVDALVLDAGLRGADGMDLCGGVRARSDVPIILVGANSTEVDRVVGLELGADDFIAKPYSTREVAARLRAVLRRGRSARALGQRHQTEAHFEGWVVDFARREVRDPDGAPVDFTAAEFSLLSLFLDNARSVVARARLLELNGTRETPSSDRSVDVLVSRLRRKLNHPTRAAPIVTVRGIGYMFSAIVERR; from the coding sequence ATGAACCATCCGCTGATCCTTGTTGCCGAACGGCAGATGGAATTGCGCCAGGACCTGCATGCCTTTCTGGAGCAGAGTGGATTCCGCACGCTGCCTGTATCTTCCGCGCGCGACGTTTGGGACGCGATCACGGCCGAGCCGGTCGATGCGTTGGTGCTGGACGCGGGGCTGCGCGGCGCCGATGGTATGGACCTGTGCGGCGGGGTGCGGGCGCGCAGCGATGTGCCGATCATTCTGGTGGGCGCGAACAGCACCGAAGTCGACCGGGTGGTCGGACTGGAACTGGGCGCGGACGATTTCATCGCCAAGCCCTATTCGACGCGGGAAGTGGCTGCGCGCCTGCGCGCCGTGCTGCGGCGCGGAAGAAGCGCGCGGGCGCTGGGCCAGCGCCATCAGACCGAAGCGCATTTTGAGGGCTGGGTGGTCGATTTCGCGCGGCGTGAAGTGCGCGATCCCGATGGCGCGCCGGTCGACTTTACGGCGGCGGAATTTTCCCTGCTGTCCCTGTTTCTGGACAATGCGCGGTCCGTCGTCGCCCGCGCCAGGTTACTGGAATTGAACGGCACGCGGGAAACGCCTTCGTCCGACCGCAGCGTGGACGTGCTGGTCAGCCGCCTGCGCCGCAAGCTCAATCACCCCACCCGCGCGGCGCCGATCGTGACGGTGCGGGGCATCGGCTATATGTTCAGCGCGATCGTCGAGAGGCGCTGA
- a CDS encoding chloride channel protein codes for MKLRSQIDRLLPRSAGRLVPVARRRIATALGAVLLGLVALVFAALGDRLQRAQLQIVHHWPYAPLILTPLIFAGTAWITCRWFAAARGSGIPQVIAAAHNPEGSSKGPFVSLRTAWAKFGLTLAMLFGGGSVGREGPTVQISAAIMIAMHRLLRVPITSGVYIAGGAAGVSAAFNTPLAGVAFAIEELAAAYEQRVAVLVMAAVMIAGFVSLGIAGDYVYFGAMRQTLEFGAALAVIPVVAVCGGLAGGLFSRGVLGFGRSTHRAIVAIRARPVLLALGCGVLVAVIGLATGLTWGTGYETTRNLVEGEGAPLWFGPAKLVSTLATTLSGTPGGIFAPSLSVGAGIGNLLSPLFATPVSVVVVLGMIAYFVGVVRAPLTAVIIITETTASRGLVLPLFATALIADAVSALVCRERLYHGLSRGFLAEEGKGGQSAASQEADGAGR; via the coding sequence ATGAAATTGCGATCCCAGATCGACCGGCTGTTGCCCCGGTCCGCAGGCAGGCTGGTGCCGGTGGCCCGCCGCCGCATCGCCACGGCGCTGGGCGCGGTGTTGCTGGGGCTGGTCGCGCTCGTCTTCGCGGCTCTGGGCGACCGCCTTCAGCGTGCCCAGCTTCAGATCGTGCATCATTGGCCCTATGCGCCGTTGATCCTGACGCCGCTGATATTCGCGGGCACCGCCTGGATCACCTGTCGCTGGTTCGCGGCGGCGCGCGGCTCCGGCATTCCGCAGGTCATCGCGGCGGCGCACAATCCCGAAGGTTCCAGCAAGGGACCGTTCGTTTCGCTGCGGACGGCATGGGCCAAATTCGGCCTGACGCTCGCCATGTTGTTCGGCGGCGGATCGGTGGGGCGCGAGGGGCCTACGGTCCAGATCAGCGCCGCCATCATGATTGCCATGCACCGGCTGCTGCGCGTGCCGATCACGTCGGGCGTCTATATCGCCGGGGGCGCGGCAGGCGTGTCGGCGGCGTTCAACACGCCGCTGGCGGGCGTGGCCTTCGCCATAGAGGAACTGGCGGCCGCCTATGAACAGCGCGTCGCCGTGCTGGTGATGGCGGCGGTGATGATTGCGGGCTTTGTCAGCCTGGGCATTGCGGGCGATTATGTCTATTTCGGCGCGATGCGGCAGACGCTGGAGTTTGGAGCGGCGCTGGCCGTGATCCCGGTGGTGGCGGTCTGCGGCGGGCTGGCCGGGGGGCTTTTTTCACGCGGGGTGCTCGGCTTTGGCAGGTCCACGCATCGCGCCATCGTCGCGATACGGGCAAGGCCGGTGCTGCTGGCGCTGGGGTGCGGCGTGCTGGTGGCGGTGATCGGGCTGGCGACCGGGCTGACCTGGGGCACGGGCTATGAAACGACGCGCAACCTGGTGGAAGGCGAAGGCGCGCCGCTGTGGTTCGGACCGGCGAAACTGGTGTCGACGCTCGCCACGACGCTCAGCGGCACGCCCGGCGGCATCTTCGCGCCTTCGCTATCGGTCGGCGCGGGCATCGGCAACCTGCTCTCGCCTCTCTTTGCAACGCCCGTGAGCGTGGTCGTGGTGCTAGGCATGATCGCCTATTTCGTCGGCGTGGTCCGCGCGCCGCTGACCGCCGTTATCATCATCACCGAAACCACCGCGAGCCGGGGGCTGGTGCTGCCCCTGTTCGCGACAGCCCTTATCGCCGACGCCGTCAGCGCGCTGGTGTGCCGGGAACGCCTCTACCACGGATTGTCACGCGGCTTCCTGGCCGAGGAAGGGAAAGGCGGGCAATCCGCGGCAAGTCAGGAAGCTGACGGCGCGGGCCGATGA
- a CDS encoding mechanosensitive ion channel family protein: protein MMRHLSVSSENVGTLTQKYVSEPWMQSGVALLLLGLVAWIANWVAKRIVLKLLIRLLDHLPFRVEASHIGAIVARLSNIVPALVIQNGVGAVPHMPAGAIVFVRSFCAAFMILTIAIALSGLLTVLNDLYQRRPYAANRPIKGYVQLGKLLIYAASAILVIAVLMDESPLLLLSGLGAMAAVLMLVFKDTILSLVASVQIGSNDMVRVGDWIEMPQFNVDGDVIDIALHTVKIQNFDKTITTVPTHRLISESFRNWRGMAESGGRRMMRSVMIDQNSVRFLQAEELDGMSRFALLRDYLATKRQDIEQWNAQKAAGESVNGRRLTNIGTFRAYVLAYLQSRSDIDGDKTLLVRQLAPSENGLPLQIYAFANTTAWGEYEGIQADIFDHLIAIMPEFGLRLFQRPAGSDLSAPRFTIPAHA, encoded by the coding sequence TTGATGCGCCACCTGTCGGTTTCCAGCGAAAATGTCGGGACGCTGACGCAAAAATATGTCAGCGAGCCATGGATGCAGAGCGGCGTCGCGTTGCTGCTGCTGGGGCTGGTGGCGTGGATCGCCAACTGGGTGGCTAAGCGTATCGTGCTCAAGCTGTTGATACGCCTGCTCGATCATCTGCCTTTCCGCGTCGAGGCTTCGCATATCGGCGCGATCGTCGCCCGCCTGTCGAACATCGTCCCGGCGCTGGTCATCCAGAACGGCGTCGGCGCGGTGCCGCATATGCCCGCGGGGGCGATCGTTTTCGTCCGCAGCTTTTGCGCGGCGTTCATGATCCTGACGATCGCCATCGCGCTGAGCGGGCTTCTCACCGTGCTGAACGATCTTTACCAGCGCCGTCCCTATGCGGCCAACCGGCCGATCAAGGGTTATGTTCAGCTTGGCAAGTTGCTGATCTACGCCGCGAGCGCGATCCTTGTCATCGCGGTGCTGATGGACGAGTCGCCCTTGCTGCTGCTGTCGGGCCTTGGCGCGATGGCGGCGGTGCTGATGCTGGTGTTCAAGGACACGATCCTGTCGCTGGTCGCGTCGGTGCAGATCGGGTCGAACGACATGGTGCGCGTGGGCGACTGGATAGAAATGCCGCAGTTCAACGTGGACGGCGATGTCATCGACATCGCGCTGCACACGGTGAAGATCCAGAATTTCGATAAGACGATCACCACCGTCCCCACCCACCGCCTTATTTCGGAGAGCTTTCGCAACTGGCGCGGCATGGCGGAATCGGGCGGGCGCCGGATGATGCGGTCGGTGATGATCGACCAGAACAGCGTGCGCTTCCTGCAGGCGGAGGAACTGGACGGCATGTCCCGCTTTGCGCTGCTCCGCGATTATCTGGCGACCAAGCGCCAGGATATCGAGCAGTGGAACGCGCAGAAGGCGGCGGGGGAAAGTGTCAATGGCAGGCGCCTGACCAATATCGGCACCTTTCGCGCCTATGTGCTGGCCTATCTGCAATCCCGGTCCGATATCGACGGCGACAAGACGTTGCTGGTGCGCCAGCTTGCCCCCAGCGAAAATGGCCTGCCGTTGCAGATATACGCCTTTGCCAACACTACGGCATGGGGAGAATATGAGGGCATACAGGCCGATATATTCGACCATCTGATCGCCATCATGCCTGAGTTCGGGCTGCGGCTCTTTCAACGGCCGGCGGGTTCCGACCTGTCCGCGCCGCGCTTCACGATCCCGGCGCATGCTTGA
- a CDS encoding MFS transporter, whose translation MSAISPAPASPAPPSSAQDVTLRRAIAASAMGNATEWFDYGIYAYGVTYISAALFPGDTDEAVLFALATFAISFLIRPLGGLFWGPLGDRLGRKSVLALTILLMSAATLCVGLIPGHATIGFWAPTLLILLRMVQGFSTGGEYGGAATFMAEYAPDDRRGYYGSFLEFGTLAGFSLGASLMLGFSLLLGEQAMHDWGWRIPFLVAAPMGLIGMYLRSKMEDTPVFRAAASLHDSGQASLGLSVLMRRHWQPMLVVGGLVVALNVVNYTLLSYMPTYLQRRIGLSPDEALIVPIIGMVLMMVFLPFAGRLSDRVGRRPMWRVSLIGLLIGAAPLYMLMATGLAGAIIGFVLLGLLYVPQLATISATFPALFPTHVRFAGFAVAYNVSTSIFGGTAPAIGSGLISLTGNELMPAFYMMLACAVGLVALRFMPETAGQSLYDDPFSKEKRA comes from the coding sequence ATGAGCGCGATTTCGCCCGCACCCGCATCGCCAGCCCCGCCGTCTTCGGCACAGGATGTCACCTTGCGCCGCGCCATCGCCGCATCGGCCATGGGCAATGCGACCGAATGGTTCGACTATGGCATCTATGCCTATGGCGTGACCTATATTTCCGCAGCCCTGTTCCCCGGCGACACGGACGAAGCGGTGCTGTTCGCGCTGGCCACCTTTGCCATTTCCTTTCTGATACGGCCGCTGGGCGGGCTGTTCTGGGGACCGCTGGGCGACCGGCTGGGGCGCAAGTCGGTGCTGGCGCTCACCATATTGCTGATGTCGGCGGCGACGCTGTGCGTCGGCCTGATCCCCGGCCATGCCACCATCGGCTTCTGGGCGCCGACACTGCTGATCCTGCTCCGCATGGTGCAGGGCTTTTCGACCGGCGGCGAATATGGCGGCGCGGCGACCTTCATGGCCGAATATGCGCCCGACGACCGGCGCGGCTATTATGGCAGTTTCCTGGAGTTCGGGACGCTGGCGGGATTTTCGCTGGGCGCCTCGCTGATGCTGGGCTTTTCCTTGCTGCTGGGCGAGCAGGCGATGCACGATTGGGGCTGGCGTATCCCGTTCCTGGTCGCCGCGCCCATGGGGCTGATCGGCATGTATCTGCGATCGAAAATGGAAGACACGCCGGTTTTCCGCGCGGCGGCCAGCCTGCATGACAGCGGGCAGGCATCGCTCGGCCTGTCCGTGCTGATGCGGCGGCACTGGCAGCCGATGCTGGTGGTCGGCGGGCTGGTCGTCGCGCTCAACGTCGTCAACTATACGCTGCTGAGCTATATGCCGACTTATCTCCAACGGCGCATCGGCCTGTCGCCGGACGAGGCGCTGATCGTGCCGATCATCGGCATGGTGCTGATGATGGTCTTCCTGCCCTTCGCCGGCCGTTTGTCCGACAGGGTCGGGCGGCGGCCGATGTGGCGCGTGTCGCTGATCGGGCTGCTCATCGGGGCGGCGCCGCTTTATATGCTGATGGCGACGGGACTGGCGGGCGCGATCATCGGCTTTGTCCTGCTGGGTTTGCTCTATGTGCCGCAGCTTGCGACCATATCGGCGACCTTTCCGGCGCTGTTCCCGACGCATGTGCGCTTCGCGGGCTTTGCCGTCGCCTATAATGTGTCCACGTCCATCTTCGGCGGGACGGCACCGGCGATCGGCAGCGGGCTGATCAGCCTGACGGGTAATGAACTGATGCCTGCATTCTACATGATGCTGGCCTGCGCCGTGGGCCTCGTCGCGCTGCGCTTCATGCCGGAGACGGCGGGCCAGTCCCTGTATGACGACCCTTTCAGCAAGGAGAAGCGAGCTTGA
- a CDS encoding MFS transporter yields MLAAIKPVQSLLLSIFMLMAGSGFLATLISLRLEREGSGTITIGIVATAYFGGLMIGALRAGGIVRRVGHIRAFAAFVALLSASTLAYVLLHHPLFWMVLRLIDGICVAGVFVCLESWLNDRAEPEMRGSVLAAYMVALYSGQAIGQLLLGASGALPSIPFQLASILISLAIIPLCLTRSSAPAPAEASALSIRSLLAATPLGTMGAVATGLMLGAFYGLAAVHVRRLGLDLPETARFMMIVILGGVALQWPLGRLSDRYDRRRVIILSFAATALVSLALALRGSGGVGLLALGALFGGLSFALYPLCVAHCNDRLLETERVAASGRLVLLYSIGAALGPVCAASFMTAAGTGGLFLFIAICAVLALIFGLWRQRASDPVPGREQQEFQIVPRTTPMASLLDPNTPDEGATQGQTT; encoded by the coding sequence ATGCTTGCAGCCATTAAACCTGTCCAAAGCCTGCTGCTGTCCATCTTCATGCTGATGGCGGGGAGCGGTTTCCTGGCGACGCTCATCAGCCTGCGGCTGGAGCGCGAGGGGAGCGGCACGATCACCATCGGCATCGTCGCCACCGCCTATTTCGGCGGCCTGATGATCGGTGCGCTGCGGGCCGGGGGGATCGTGCGGCGGGTGGGGCATATCCGGGCCTTCGCCGCCTTCGTCGCTTTGTTGTCGGCCAGCACCTTGGCCTATGTGCTGCTGCATCATCCGCTGTTCTGGATGGTCTTGCGGCTGATCGACGGGATCTGCGTCGCGGGGGTGTTCGTCTGCCTCGAAAGCTGGCTCAACGACCGGGCCGAGCCGGAGATGCGTGGCAGCGTGCTGGCGGCCTATATGGTCGCGCTCTATTCGGGACAGGCGATCGGCCAGTTGCTGCTGGGCGCGAGCGGGGCATTGCCCTCCATTCCCTTCCAGCTTGCCTCCATCCTCATTTCGCTCGCCATCATTCCGCTGTGTCTGACGCGCAGTTCCGCGCCCGCGCCCGCGGAAGCCAGCGCCCTTTCGATCCGGTCACTGCTAGCCGCCACGCCGTTGGGCACGATGGGCGCGGTGGCGACGGGGTTGATGCTGGGCGCCTTTTACGGGCTGGCGGCGGTGCATGTCCGGCGGCTGGGGCTGGACCTGCCGGAAACGGCGCGGTTCATGATGATCGTGATCCTGGGCGGCGTGGCGTTGCAATGGCCGCTCGGGCGGCTGTCGGATCGCTATGACCGGCGGCGGGTCATCATCCTGAGCTTTGCCGCGACCGCGCTGGTCAGCCTGGCGCTGGCGCTGCGCGGTTCGGGCGGGGTCGGGCTGCTGGCGCTGGGCGCGCTGTTCGGGGGGCTCAGCTTCGCGCTCTATCCGCTGTGCGTCGCGCATTGCAACGACCGGCTGCTGGAAACGGAGCGCGTGGCGGCCAGCGGGCGGCTGGTGCTGCTTTATTCCATTGGCGCGGCGCTCGGCCCGGTCTGTGCGGCGAGTTTCATGACGGCGGCAGGGACCGGCGGGCTGTTCCTGTTCATCGCCATTTGCGCCGTGCTCGCGCTGATCTTCGGCCTGTGGCGGCAGAGGGCGTCCGATCCCGTGCCGGGTCGCGAGCAGCAGGAGTTTCAGATCGTCCCGCGCACCACGCCCATGGCGTCCCTGCTCGATCCGAACACGCCCGATGAGGGCGCGACCCAAGGACAGACGACATGA
- a CDS encoding aspartate kinase codes for MTGHHSVEKIGGTSMAATAILFDNVLIAGRKDADLYNRIFVVSAYAGMTDLLLEHKKSGEPGVYARFVADDGADGWREAMKDVRAAMRARNAEMFVPSESLAQADAFVDKRINGVAACLEDLARLRSHGRFCVKEQLMTVREMLAGLGEAHSAHSTALLLRDAGVHARFVDLTLWDQQDMRALDERIVEAFEPIDLSTTLPIVTGYAGCSEGMVRRYARGYSEMTFSRIAVLTGAREAIIHKEFHLSSADPRLVGTDKARKIGRTNYDVADQLANLGMEAIHPGAGRGLRQTDIPLRVRNTFDREDGGTLICGNYVSDTPRVEIVTGIRHAQALQFFEQDMVGVKGYDAAILETLTRHRAWIVSKSSNANTITHYLSTDAGTVNRAIEDLQRRYPDAAISAQPVAMVSVIGSDIARPSLVADALCALAAQGIGVIAMQHQIRNVDVQFIIDVAQYDAAVRALHRALVEEEDENEAIAEGQRAA; via the coding sequence ATGACGGGCCACCACAGCGTCGAGAAGATCGGCGGCACGTCCATGGCCGCCACCGCGATCCTGTTCGACAATGTGCTGATCGCGGGGCGCAAGGACGCCGATCTCTACAACCGCATCTTCGTCGTGTCGGCCTATGCCGGGATGACCGACCTGTTGCTGGAGCACAAGAAGAGCGGCGAGCCGGGCGTCTATGCGCGTTTCGTCGCGGACGACGGCGCGGATGGCTGGCGCGAGGCGATGAAAGATGTGCGGGCGGCCATGCGGGCGCGCAACGCGGAGATGTTCGTCCCTTCCGAAAGCCTGGCCCAGGCCGACGCTTTCGTCGACAAGCGGATTAACGGCGTGGCCGCATGTCTTGAGGATCTGGCGCGGCTACGCAGCCACGGCCGTTTCTGTGTGAAGGAACAGCTGATGACGGTGCGCGAGATGCTCGCCGGACTGGGCGAGGCGCACAGCGCGCACAGCACGGCGCTGCTGCTGCGCGACGCGGGCGTCCATGCGCGCTTCGTCGACCTGACGCTGTGGGACCAGCAGGATATGCGTGCGCTGGACGAGCGCATCGTCGAGGCGTTCGAACCCATCGACCTGTCCACGACCCTGCCCATCGTCACCGGCTATGCCGGGTGCAGCGAGGGCATGGTGCGGCGTTATGCGCGCGGCTATTCGGAAATGACCTTTTCCCGCATCGCCGTGCTGACCGGCGCGCGCGAGGCGATCATCCACAAGGAATTCCACCTGTCGAGCGCCGATCCCAGGCTGGTCGGCACCGACAAGGCGCGCAAGATCGGGCGCACCAATTACGATGTGGCCGACCAGCTCGCCAATCTGGGGATGGAGGCGATCCATCCCGGCGCGGGGCGGGGGCTGCGCCAGACGGATATTCCGCTGCGCGTTCGCAACACGTTCGACCGGGAAGATGGCGGCACGCTGATCTGCGGCAACTATGTTTCCGACACGCCGCGCGTGGAGATCGTCACCGGCATCCGCCACGCCCAGGCGCTGCAATTTTTTGAGCAGGACATGGTGGGCGTGAAGGGCTATGACGCCGCCATATTGGAAACGTTGACGCGCCATCGCGCATGGATCGTCAGCAAATCGTCCAACGCCAACACCATCACCCATTATCTGTCGACCGACGCCGGAACGGTGAATCGGGCGATCGAGGATTTGCAGCGGCGCTATCCCGACGCCGCCATATCGGCCCAGCCGGTCGCGATGGTGTCGGTGATCGGCAGCGACATCGCCCGGCCCTCGCTGGTGGCGGACGCGCTGTGCGCGCTGGCCGCGCAGGGGATCGGCGTCATCGCGATGCAGCACCAGATCCGCAATGTCGACGTGCAGTTCATCATCGACGTCGCGCAATATGATGCGGCCGTCCGCGCGTTGCACCGGGCGCTGGTGGAGGAAGAGGACGAGAACGAGGCGATAGCGGAGGGCCAGCGCGCGGCCTGA
- the thpD gene encoding ectoine hydroxylase, with the protein MKDIYPSRHAAMAEFSPRLDPVVHSEWNEAAPIGAQQAEQFERDGYLVLEDMFSDEEVAFLQAEAGKLLADPAALEAETVITEPGSREVRSIFAIHAQSRVLARLAADERLAGVARFLLGDEVYIHQSRLNYKPGFQGREFYWHSDFETWHVEDGMPRMRALSMSVLLAENTPHNGPLMLIPGSHRAFLTCVGATPEDHYRTSLKKQEYGVPDEDSLAELAHRHGIVAPTGKPGSVVIFDCNVMHGSNGNITPFPRANAFLVYNAVSNRLAAPFGVERPRPEFVATRGEPRAIAPISGLLLEEAPA; encoded by the coding sequence TTGAAAGACATCTACCCATCCCGCCATGCAGCCATGGCGGAATTCTCGCCGCGTCTCGACCCCGTCGTTCACAGCGAATGGAACGAAGCCGCGCCCATCGGCGCCCAGCAGGCCGAACAGTTCGAACGTGACGGCTATCTGGTGCTGGAGGACATGTTCTCCGATGAGGAAGTCGCGTTTCTTCAGGCCGAGGCTGGCAAGCTGCTGGCCGATCCCGCCGCGCTGGAGGCCGAAACCGTCATCACCGAGCCGGGCAGCCGGGAAGTGCGGTCCATCTTCGCGATCCACGCGCAGAGCCGCGTGCTGGCGCGGCTGGCCGCCGATGAACGGCTGGCTGGCGTCGCACGTTTCCTGCTGGGCGACGAGGTTTACATTCACCAGTCGCGGCTGAACTACAAGCCGGGCTTTCAGGGCCGGGAATTCTACTGGCACAGTGATTTCGAGACATGGCATGTGGAGGATGGGATGCCCCGGATGCGGGCGCTGTCCATGTCGGTCCTGCTGGCGGAAAATACGCCGCATAACGGACCGCTGATGCTGATCCCCGGATCGCATCGCGCTTTCCTGACATGCGTGGGCGCAACGCCCGAGGACCATTATCGCACTTCCCTCAAGAAGCAGGAATATGGCGTGCCGGACGAGGACAGCCTGGCCGAACTGGCGCACAGGCATGGCATTGTCGCGCCGACCGGCAAACCAGGATCGGTCGTGATCTTCGACTGCAACGTCATGCATGGGTCGAACGGCAACATCACGCCTTTCCCCCGCGCCAACGCCTTCCTTGTCTATAATGCGGTCAGCAACCGGCTGGCAGCGCCCTTTGGCGTCGAAAGGCCGCGCCCCGAATTCGTCGCCACGCGCGGCGAACCGCGGGCGATTGCGCCGATATCCGGCCTCCTGCTGGAAGAGGCGCCGGCATGA
- a CDS encoding ectoine synthase encodes MIVRKLQAIRKSDRNVQSKQWESARLLLKDDNMGFSFHVTTMYAGEELHMHYQNHLEAVLVLKGTGTIEDLGSGITHQLASGVMYALNAHDKHVVRPTTDILCVCVFNPPVTGQEVHDESGAYPAEADMVREGELTH; translated from the coding sequence ATGATCGTCCGCAAACTCCAAGCCATCCGCAAGTCGGACCGCAACGTCCAGTCAAAGCAGTGGGAAAGCGCCCGCCTGCTGTTGAAGGACGACAATATGGGCTTTTCCTTCCACGTTACGACCATGTACGCGGGCGAGGAATTGCACATGCACTACCAGAACCATCTGGAAGCCGTGCTGGTGCTGAAGGGCACCGGCACGATCGAGGATCTGGGTTCCGGCATCACCCACCAGCTCGCATCGGGCGTCATGTATGCGCTCAACGCCCATGACAAGCATGTGGTGCGGCCCACCACCGACATATTGTGCGTCTGCGTGTTCAATCCGCCGGTCACCGGTCAGGAAGTGCATGACGAAAGCGGCGCCTATCCCGCCGAAGCAGACATGGTTCGCGAGGGCGAACTTACCCATTGA
- the ectB gene encoding diaminobutyrate--2-oxoglutarate transaminase: MSTTLPQPTTCKPDTAIYERRESAVRSYARSMPRQFNKAEDVWMHDNQGGRYLDFLSGCSTLNYGHNHPVLKSALMDYIAANGITHGLDLHTDAKEAFLDTLETVILRPRGLNYRAMFTGPTGTNAVEAAIKLARKVTGRELVIAFTNGFHGMTLGALACTGNATKRGGAGVPLSHVAHEPYDGYHGPDVDTAELLERRLADPSSGLDAPAAILVETVQGEGGLNVASAPWLRRIAAIARRHGALMIVDDIQAGCGRTGGFFSFEDMGFVPDIVTMAKSLSGMGLPFALALFRPELDQWSPGEHNGTFRGNNHAFVTAAAALRHFWSDGQFQQDVARRSGMLERRLDAMAAEHGLSTRGRGMMRGIDLGSGEIAGTVTATCFERGLIIETSGAHDEVVKVLAPLVIDDALLSAGLDILESSIRETLATPYGVAAE; the protein is encoded by the coding sequence ATGAGCACCACCCTTCCGCAGCCCACCACATGCAAACCGGACACAGCCATCTATGAACGCCGGGAATCGGCCGTACGCAGCTATGCGCGGTCGATGCCGCGCCAGTTCAACAAGGCGGAAGATGTCTGGATGCACGACAATCAGGGCGGCCGGTATCTCGATTTCCTGTCGGGTTGTTCGACGCTGAATTACGGCCATAACCATCCGGTTCTGAAAAGCGCGCTGATGGATTATATCGCCGCCAACGGCATTACCCATGGTCTTGACCTGCACACCGACGCCAAGGAGGCCTTTCTCGACACGCTGGAGACGGTGATCCTCAGGCCGCGAGGGCTGAATTACCGGGCAATGTTCACCGGGCCGACCGGCACCAATGCGGTCGAAGCGGCGATCAAGCTGGCGCGCAAGGTGACGGGCCGCGAACTGGTGATCGCCTTCACCAACGGTTTCCACGGCATGACGCTGGGGGCGCTGGCCTGCACCGGCAATGCCACGAAGCGCGGCGGCGCGGGCGTGCCGCTATCCCATGTCGCCCATGAACCCTATGACGGCTATCACGGCCCAGATGTGGACACGGCCGAACTGCTGGAACGGCGCCTGGCCGACCCGTCAAGCGGCCTGGACGCGCCCGCCGCGATCCTGGTGGAAACGGTGCAGGGCGAAGGGGGGCTTAACGTCGCGTCCGCCCCATGGCTGCGGCGCATCGCCGCCATCGCGCGCCGCCACGGCGCGCTGATGATCGTCGACGACATTCAGGCGGGCTGCGGCCGCACCGGCGGCTTTTTCAGCTTCGAAGACATGGGCTTCGTCCCCGACATCGTCACCATGGCGAAGTCGCTTTCGGGCATGGGCCTGCCCTTTGCGCTGGCGCTGTTCCGGCCCGAACTGGATCAATGGTCGCCCGGCGAGCATAACGGCACCTTCCGGGGCAATAACCACGCCTTTGTCACCGCAGCCGCAGCGTTGCGCCATTTCTGGAGCGATGGGCAGTTCCAGCAGGACGTCGCCCGCAGAAGCGGGATGCTGGAACGGCGGCTGGACGCGATGGCGGCCGAACATGGCCTGTCGACGCGCGGCCGGGGCATGATGCGCGGCATCGACCTGGGATCGGGCGAAATCGCCGGGACCGTCACCGCCACCTGTTTCGAACGCGGCCTCATCATCGAAACGAGCGGCGCCCATGACGAGGTGGTCAAGGTGCTCGCCCCGCTCGTCATCGACGACGCGCTGCTGTCGGCGGGGCTCGACATTCTGGAAAGCAGCATCCGTGAAACGCTGGCCACGCCCTATGGCGTCGCCGCGGAATAA